The genomic stretch CTGTGGGGGAGCTGCTCAAGGCCAGCTCCTGAGTCCCCTCCAAGGGGCAGGCaaaaactgcccccccccccccccaccagcccgcAGTCTCCTCCCTTTTTCATCGTTCAGGGCACTCCATACTGGGGTCCTAGTGGCCTTTTGCTGAATACTGTCACCCCCTCTACAGACAGGAGATGGGCTGGGACCGGGATAGGCATGGAGCCAGGTGGGGGTATCAGCTACATCTGCACTGGGCTTCAGGGAGGGCAGTCCTCTCTCTCAGCTTCCACTCCTTAGCCATCAGCCATGGATCCGGCCCCACCCATTGGAAACCGTGTGGCTGGTGCGGTGGAGCGGCTCTCCACTCCTCGAGGCTCTACCAGCTGCGCCAGGGTACAGGCAAGGACAGGAAGGGGCTAGACGGATGTGGACTTGCACTGTgggccaggcagagggcacaggaagGAGACCGAGAGGGAAATGTGAACAGTGTTATGGAGGCCTGCCTGTGAGGATGTCTCTGACCACCCCATCTGAGACACGAGTAAAGCACCAGAAGCTCCGGGGAACTAGGGACAGGGGATGGCTCCCCCAGCAGTCTGCTCAGCCCGCTCAACTGGCTGGAGTGAACCAGTGTGTTCTTCCTCCAATTCACAGGCAAACTTCACTTGGGCCTGGGAGGGGTTCTCAGGCCTGTGCCCTGCTGCTGACCCCAGACTGGGGGCTCCTCTATCTCCACCAGACCGACTCCCCCTCGGACTTCAGCTGTAGCACCCAGTTCCAAGATACAAGAGGCAAAGGCCCACCCACACTGCCCCATACCCCGGGGCCAAAACCTTAAGCTCCCCTGGCCTGATttccccccacctgccctggaGCGATCAGACCTGGCCTTCCCAACTCCCAGCCAGTCAGCAGGAGCTGCAGTAGCAATATCCTCTCCCGTGGGGAGGACGGGTGCTCTTTCAGCAGGTGTCATTCGGCTCCTGTACCACATCGAGTCTTTAACGATCACATCTCACTGCAGCTGATCGAAGCACAAAGAAAATTAGCCGAAGAACGGCAGGTGTCTCGTGGGTATTTGGGGAGGGCCGGAGAGCCAGGCTTGGAGGCTTTGCAGAGAGGAACAAGGGTCTGAATCACGCTGCTGTGCTGGGCAGGTGCCAAGCACCCCTATGGCTCCCTCCCACGACTGGGCACAGACACTGTGACTCGCAGCAGTGATACGGGACACGGGTGCTGCCATGAGAGCCACAGCGGCCGCTGCTCCTCAGGAAACAAGTCTCGATGCTCTTGCTGTCACCGGCACACCCGAGTGCGATCTCTGTGGCCCCGGCTTCTTCCCATCTCTGGCCCCAGATTCATCTCACCCACGGGTCCTGGTCATGGGCCCAGTCCTAGCTTCAGGGAAGGTTGGAAAAGTGCCAACCGGGCATTTTCTGCTCCTCTCACGTGAGCAGAGCTCAGCCTCATCAAGTGGCAACTTCCTAGGACAGAAGAAATGAGCAGTGTCCATTGGGACCACCCAAATTGTCCAACAGCTTCCCACTGCCCTTAGTGTGAAACCCAACTACCCCTCCATCCCTAAACATGACCCCTTCAGAGAgcaacccctcccctcccccagccgttGTGGGTCCTCCTTCATTGCGCATCTCGGTAgcctgctctttttcttttccctgacaGCAAGTCTGTTTGCAAATGGAGGTGGTAGGAAGATGTGCCCATTCTCCCAGAAACCCAAGGGTCGAGATTTTTTCAGTCTCTCAGTAAGTGTTGTTAATATTGTTCCATGGTGAGATTTTCACATTTAGGATAACtcaaattaaaacacatttgCAGTCCTTCAAAAACCCTATCACTTTTCAATACTGACCTTCTCAATAAGGATGCTATGGTGGTTGGAGGCATGACGGCCCTCATGGCCCCACTCCATTCACTGCACACCTTAAGCAATCTACAATCCCAGGAACTGGATGTCAGTGGCCCCTTTAGCTTAGTAAAGGGGAAAACCATGATTATTCCCACTCAATTTCAAAAGGGAAAGAGGACAGGACCATCCCAAGATGAGGACCAATGGAACCCCAAAATTTTACAATTCACCTATGAAATAGAAGAAAGGTCCTGATCATATCCTAGTCTTCCAATCAAAGTGCCTCACATAACCTCTCAATGGAGAAGTCTCCCATGGGTACTGGACAAAAATCTTttctctggctccctcctccAACCCCAGCGGACCCTTCCGTCGATTGCCCACAGCAGAGGCGAGACTCAGCTGAAACATGCAATgaaatttattgaagagaaacatttactgaaaCCATCGAAGAGAGGGAATGACAACAGAGACAGGAACGTCTAACGGCCACTAGAGACCATAGGTCACGGCCCCCCTCCTCTTGGGGTCCCAAACGAGGTGCCTCTGCTTCCCCCGACACCGTGgccctcctgcctcagcctcccttcCTGAGGGCCCCACGATCAACCTCTGGCCAGGACGGTGGACGCTGGTCATGTCCCCTCACTCCAGGGCACCCCCCCCTCTGGCCGACATGCCGGGGCCTGGTCCTGCCCTATGGCCTGCACAGGACAGTTCCAGGACGCTGGAAAACGCAGCATGGGACCCTGGGCCAAGTCAAGGAAACGGAGTCGCAAGGAACAACAGGGTGGCACATCAGAGCACAGTTCCCGTGGAGACTCCCGCTGGCCACCTCCATCCTTGGTCCGGTTCTTCCTCCCTGAGGTCACGGGGTGAACACCAGCCGTGCCCTCGGGCATCCTTCCCGCCGTCTCCCGGAACTGGGCTCGGGAtttccggggggcgggggggcggggagggcagctGCTCAGATAAGAAAACACACACGTCTCCGCAAGAACAAGCAGCGGTTGGCCTAAATGTACCCCGAGAAAGCAGAGGTTGAGCTCACAACACTGGAAGAGAGCGAGCAGAGCCTTGGTTCCCGCTGAAGCTCATGGCACGCACCCGGGCTGAGAGGTGGCGGCCCCGGTAGGCCAGGACACCACCCACGGCGGGTTCCTGCACACCTCAAGGCTCTGCACAGGAATGGTCGctagtggggtgggggagtaaCTTGACACGTGGGTCACTAAGGGCCCCACAGAGACCCAAGCGGGCTCCCCAGAACATGGAGCAACGTGCCCCAGGGGAAGTAAATGAGTGTCTCCCTCTCGGGAGACCCAAGAGGCTGGCACCTCTGAAATGGCCCCTAATATCTCCTAGTACAGTGTGGGTGGCAGACGGCTTCAGGTGCCCCTCCCCTAGGCTAGGGCCAGCCACTCAGGGATGTTTCCCAGACTGGCTGCCTGAGTTGGAATGgattggggctggggctgggtgtggTGCTGCCATGGGTGGAGGgcacctctccctgccccacttggTGTCAAGTATGGTCATCTTGGTCACTTGGAAGGACTGATGGTGGTGTTCAGATCCCCTTAGAAGTAGTGGAGTGCCTGGGGGCTTGGCTGCTGAGTTGGCATGGATTGGgattggggctggggctggggccgggtATGGTGGGGGAGGCAGCTCCCCTTAGGGGTGGTGGAGTGCCCGGGGACTTGGCTGCCTGAGTTGGCATGgaatggggctggggctgggtgtggagctgccctgggtggggaggcagcTCTCCCTGCCCCATTTGGTGTCAGGCATGGCCATCTTGGTTATTTGGAAGGGCTAATGGTGCTGGCTAGGGTGCCTTGAGGAGGTGGGGTCCTGGGAATTTGTTTGGGCTGAGTGGGTTGTTCCCTCGTCCCTGCTCCCCATGTGAAGCGAGGCTGTTGCCCTGGCNNNNNNNNNNNNNNNNNNNNNNNNNNNNNNNNNNNNNNNNNNNNNNNNNNNNNNNNNNNNNNNNNNNNNNNNNNNNNNNNNNNNNNNNNNNNNNNNNNNNGGGGGGGCTCGTCTCCCCAGCGCCATCCTCGTTTTCCGACTCTTCTGGGATGGGCTCGAGCCCCTCCTTGGGGGGCTCCCCAGCCTCCTGGTCTCCTGCCTGGGCGAGGCCCTCTGGCTCACAGCCAGGACCTCTTGGGCCCGCCCTGGAAGCACTGCCCATCTGGGCAGGAGTGGGGCCCCCAGGGGCCTCTGAGGGTCTTGCCTGACCTAGGCCCACAGAGGACGGAGCATTTTCATCTTCCTGAGTGGCAGGGAAGAACTTGGAGATCtcctgaggggcaggggcagccctGGCAGCATCATAGGGTTCAGGAGCAGCCCTACGAGCTTCGGCAGTGCCAGGATCTGCCTCACTGGCCTCCACGTTCGCTGGGGCAGGCTTGGCAGTATCTTCATTGGCTGGGAAGGCCTCGGTTTCATCTCCACCGGCAGCGGTGCCCCCGGTGATGACTTCAAGAGCCAGGGCGGACCGGAAAGCATCTTCGCTGGCTGGGGAGGCCTCGGTTTCATCTCCACCGGCAACAGTGCCCTCGGTGATGACTTCAAGAGCCAGGGCGGACCGGAAAGCATCTTTGTTGGCTGGGGAGGCCTCGGTTTCATCTCCACCGGCAGCGGTGCCCTCGGTGATGACTTCAAGAGCCAGGGCGGACCGGAAAGCATNNNNNNNNNNGCCCTCGGTGATGACTTCAAGAGCCAGGGCGGACCGGAAAGCATCTTTGTTGGCTGGGGAGGCCTCGGTTTCATCTGCATCAGCTCGGGTGCCCTCGGTGATGACTTCAAGAGCCAGGCCAGCCCGGAAAGCATCTTCACTGGCTGGAGAGGGTTCAGCAACCTCTTCACTGGCGGGGGCAGCCTGGGCGGCCGGCAGCCCTCCCATGTCCACACAGGCCCCTTCTTCCGCTTGGAATTGCTCACCCCCAGCTAGGGCGGCCTCCCATGCCTCGGTCTCCCGAATGAGCCGCAGCATCCCCATGAAGCCAGGTGGTCTCCTCTCCAGCCGCATCCTCCTCAGCTTGTTCTGAAGCATCTCGTTCGGGCGGGCCTGCATCAGCACCTGCCTGGCGCGAACCTGGTCTGCGATGACAGGACGGAAGGCCCCCTTCTCCACAGCCGACTGCAGCAGGCCTTCCAGGCGCATCACATAGGCAAAGAGAGTCTCCTGGGGCCGCTGGGCACAAGTCAGGAACTTGAGCCGTGCAGTCACGCAGGTGTCCTTGTCCCCAAACACCTGTACCAGCGCGGCCAGGCAATCCTGCACAGGCATGTCGGGATTTTCTGCCAGGAGGCTGCACATGAGATCCAGCGCGCGGCCACCCAAGCTCTCCACCAGCCGCCGcctcctctccctttctgacACGTGGCGCCACATGTACAGCATGTCGTTGGCATGGTGCAGCCAGCTCTCAAAGGACTCTTCCTCTTGGTCTGGCTCTTCCATCCCAGAAAAGGTTCTCAATGCCCGATAGGCCATATTTTCAGGCACAGGCTGCTGGGCCTGATTCCATTGCTGGGTCCAGGATCCTCCCTCATCTATGGCTCCTGACACACCCACAGCTCCTTCCTCGCCTGCAGTGCCCGCCTCACCTGCAGCTCCTGCCATACTCACAGATCCTACCACACCTGCAATTCCTGTGTCACCTGAAGCTCCCTCCTCATCTGACACTCCCCCTTCATCTTCAGCTCTTGCCACACCCGCAGCTCCTGCCTCACCTGCAGCTCCTGCCACACCTGCAGCTCCCTCCTCATCTGAAACTCCTTCATCTTCTGCTCCTTCCTCACTTGCAGCTCCCTCATCTGACactcctccctcttctgctccttcCTCACCTGCAGCTCCCTCCNNNNNNNNNNNNNNNNNNNNNNNNNNNNNNNNNNNNNNNNNNNNNNNNNNNNNNNNNNNNNNNNNNNNNNNNNNNNNNNNNNNNNNNNNNNNNNNNNNNNCACCTGCAGCTCCCTCCTCATCTGACACTCCCTCATCTTCTGCTCCTTCCTCACCTGCAGCTCCCTCATCTGACACTCCTCCTTCTTCTGCTCCTTCCTCACCCACAGTTCCTTCCTCAAGTGCAACTTCTTCCTCACCTGCAGCTCCTGCCTCACCTGCAGCTCCTGCCACACTTGCAGCTCCTGCCTCACCTGCAGCTCCTGCCTCACCTGCAGCTCCTGCCTCACCTGCAGCTCCTGCCACACCTGCAGCTCCTGCCTCACCTGCAGCTCCTGCCACACCTGCAGCTCCTGCCTCACCTGCAGCTCCTGCCACACCTGCCTGGCCAACCCCTGCATGCCTCTGGGGCTGTGCAGGGAAATCTGGTCTATCCTGTGACTCTGAGTCGGGGGCCTGGGGCAGAAAGACCACAGGCCAGGGTCCTCCCTTGCCTGGTATTTGTCGGGGAATCAAACTTCGGTTTAAATACTGAGCAAACTCGACCAAGGCGACCCTGCATCCGAGCTCCTTTCTGAACACTTTGCCCAGCACTCGGTACCTGCCCAGGGGCCATAGGGCAGTGCGCACGGCCTTCTGGAATTCCTCGTCCCCACAGTCGTCAGGGATGCCCAGGATGAGCAGGGAACGGAGCGTGCTCTCGCCCATCCACCTGCACCAGTCACCCAGCATTGTCAGTGGCAGGGCAGATACCTGGCGGGAAAGGGAGCGTAATGGGACAGGGGCACGCAGAATGTCGCACTCTGTGAGTGCAAAGAGGAGAGAGGCACATTGGTGCCAGACAGcccaccccaccgccccccacAGCGACCTGGATCTCCTCCCTGGCCAGGTCACGCCCTCCATGCCCCAGCTCAGAACCCACACCAAGCCCCCCTCAGCTCTGCAGCAAGGAGACCTCCTTTCGCCCAAAGCCCCTGACCGGGCCACTGCAGCCGGAGCCCCAGCCGCCATCACCTGCAACCCCGCAGCTGGGAGCCCTCCCTTCCTGATGCCTGCAGCCAGGAGTCCTCCCATGGTCTCTTTCCTAGCGCCTGCCCCAGAGGACCGCTGCTCTGCACGGGCAACCTTGAAACCTGGTCCCGCGCCCCCACACCCTGAGTCGGAACCCCGCCCTCTCCCACCAGTACCTGCTCCTGCAGAGTCGCCCTCCGCAGCCCGGAGCCCTTCCCACCCGTCCCCTTCAAGGCAGGTTGGGATCCCCCTCTGGCACCCCCCGCCTGCAGTGATCCAGCCCTTAACCAGGGTGCCCCGTAACTCTAGGCTCCCGTCCGAGCAAAGCCCTTGGTCTCCTGCTGACTTTCTCTGACTCTACAGGCGCTGCCTGGCGGGAAACACCGCCTGCGGGCTGCGGGGCGACTCGGAAGCGAAAGAATCGGAATCACCTCAATGCCCTGGAGCGAGAGAATCAGCAGACTACACCTCAGCTGCGCAGCCCAGGGCTGCCCGGTCCAGAGGGTCTCCCAAGTCCTCGGGGATAAGGCCACGTGGGCTTCCCAATGCTCCCAGAAGCCCCAGGTAGATGAAGGAGAAGGATCTGGGCATCTCTGTGCAGGGCAAATGCCTGAATCAGGAAAGCATGGGAGGAAGCATCAGTGTTGCCATGGCAATGGGACCTGCTCGGTAAAGGCTTGATGTGACCAGGCTTGGAGCCTCCAGAAGCAACAGGCACACCCACTGGCCCTCCAGCAGCAAAATAGCCCCATCGATAATTGTGACCATTGTGTGGGGGCTGCAAACCGGGAGTCAGGGGACAGAGGAACCTATGAACAAGTCCCTAGTACCATTCTGTACTCCAGCCTTCCCTCATTTAGCCTGGAATCTCCACGGCAGACACAGGTTGGGTGTTCCCATGTCAGGAGCTCATCACACCTTTTTACATTGTAAAGCCAgccctgaaccacccaggccgcCACTGCATTGGAAAGTGTGTGGCCTTGTGTTATGTGAATATAGATTCACCTAACAGCTGGGTGCCCTATACAGGTCACTGAACATCTTGTGCCCTGAATCTGTAAATAGGCAATAGAAAAACTTTCCTTTTTATATagtgctggatttgatttgctgatAGTTAAGGATTTTTCCTATACTGTTCTTGAGGgttatttttccataattttctttttctacataatATTTTATCAAGATTTATACTAGCTCAGAAATGAGTTAGGAATTGTCCCCTGCTCTTCAATCTTCTGAAAGtggttgtgtaagactgatgatttTCACTCCTTGAGCATTTGCTAGAACTCACCCATGAAATCATCTGGGCCTGGACTGTTCTTTTGTTgtgcttgcttgttttgtttttaggaaagttttttggtagtaaattaaatttatttataagagggcgcctgggtggctcagatggttaagcgtctgccttcagctcaggtcatgatcccggggccctgggatcgagtcccacgtcgggctccctgctcagcggagagactgcttctccctctgcctctctctctctttctctctccctgtctctcatgaataaataaataaaatctttttttaaaaaaaatctatttataagaaataaggctattcatattttctgtttaatCTGTTGTCAGTTTTTGTAAATTGCTTTGTTTCCAagaaatttgtcaattttatctaaGTGATCAAAATTACTGGCATAAGGATCATCCTGATAGTCcctcattattcttttaataccCATATGATCTGTGGTGATAtccctctttcattcctaatattgatTAGTGTACTTCCTCTTTTTCCTGATTAATCTTTCTAAGGGTTatatatttcattgctttttaaaaaatgtatggctttgggggcgcctgggtggctcagtcagttggacacctgactcttggtttcagctcaggtcatgatctcatgcattgtgggatcaagccccatgtggggctcgcgttcagcaggaagtctgcttgagattctctccctctgtccccccccacacacattcacgttctccctctctctctctctctctctggctctctctcaaataaatggataaatcttaccaaaaaaatgtgtggctttgtaggggcgcctgtgtggctcagtctgttaagcgaccgactcttgatttcactcaggcctctgggtggtgggatcagatctgcctgagattctctctctccctctccctctgcccctcccacccctgttcatgctctaaataaataaataaataaataaataaataaataaataaataaataaaatctttttaaaaatatatggcttTGCTAATTTTCACCatagttttctgtttcatttatttctgctcttatctgtattatttcctttttaaaaacttactttggatttaccttgcttttctttttctagcttctttagatGGGCATTGCTTTtatgcctttcttcttttctaatataagcatttaaagcaATAAATTGTCCTCTAATCACTTTTTTACCTGCCtctcattaattttaatgttttatttttagttattccatatgaaatattttctaagttcctttgtgttttcttctttgatccatgggttttttttttttttttagaagtgtgATGTTGAAATCCAGATATTCAGAGATATATTATTGCTGTTAATTTGTAATGGAACTCCACTGTGGACTCAAATAACTTATTAtgtaaaatttcagattttctaaatttgttgagacttgttttatggctcagCATGTGATCTATCCAGGTGAGTGTACAATGTGTCCTCGTAAAGAATATATACTGCAGTTGTTGGGTatggtgttttataaatattaattaagtAAAGGTGGTTGACAATGTCATACAGATATTCTATATATTTACTGATTTCTTGTCTAGTTTTATCAACTGCTGAGGGAAGGttgttaaaatctccaactataattgtgaaaatatctctttctttccttgttctgtcaaatttcattttacatattttgaagctctgttatgaGGTGCATACAAATTTGTGAATTATTTGTGGTTCTGATTAATTGACCCTTATATCTCAGGTAATAATCTTTGTCTTTAATTGTACTTTGATACTAATATAGCCATTCTCACTTTTTTTATGCTTACTCTTTGCATGGTGTATCATTTTGCATCCTCTTACTATCAACCATTTGTGTCTTATATTAAAATTGCATCTCTTTGTAGACATCAAAAGCCTTGCCCATTTATCTGTTCTGAAAGCTCTGCCTTTTAAGTGCTTGGCCCATTTACATTGAATACAACTGTTGATATGGTTGGACCTAGGTCTATCCTTTCTCTATCCGTGCCCTCTATTTTGTTCTATGTTCCCTCTTTCCTGCCTGAGTTAAtcaaatttttttagatttccatTTCCTCTTATATTTTTGGCTATAcctttttgcattgtttttagTTGTTGCTCTAGACATTAATATATATCCATATCCTTAACTTTTCACTATCTGCTTAGAGTTAATATTGTACATAAATGTAAGAATCTCTCCACCATACAGATTCATTTCCCTTTACCCCATCCACTATGCTATAATTGCCGTATGTATTACATCTACATATGTTATAAAATCTATAATGCACTATTAcgttttttactttaaaaagtcatatgtattataaagaaattaagagaaaacttGCTTTAATATTTactcacatatttaccatttctggtgctcTTTATCTCTACCCAAAGATCAAGGTTTCCCTCTACTATTACGTTTTTTCAGATTGAAAGACCTCCTTTAGCATTGCTGTTAGTGCAGGCTGTTGATGAATTCTCTTAGCTTTCGCTTACCTCAAAATATacttatttcaccttcatttccAAAGAATATTCTCCTCAGATATAGATTCTGG from Neomonachus schauinslandi chromosome X, ASM220157v2, whole genome shotgun sequence encodes the following:
- the LOC123323416 gene encoding paraneoplastic antigen Ma6E-like; translation: MLGDWCRWMGESTLRSLLILGIPDDCGDEEFQKAVRTALWPLGRYRVLGKVFRKELGCRVALVEFAQYLNRSLIPRQIPGKGGPWPVVFLPQAPDSESQDRPDFPAQPQRHAGVGQAGVAGAAGEAGAAGVAGAAGEAGAAGVAGAAGEAGAAGEAGAAGEAGAASVAGAAGEAGAAGEEEVALEEGTVGEEGAEEGGVSDEGAAGEEGAEEGGVSDEGAASEEGAEDEGVSDEEGAAGVAGAAGEAGAAGVARAEDEGGVSDEEGASGDTGIAGVVGSVSMAGAAGEAGTAGEEGAVGVSGAIDEGGSWTQQWNQAQQPVPENMAYRALRTFSGMEEPDQEEESFESWLHHANDMLYMWRHVSERERRRRLVESLGGRALDLMCSLLAENPDMPVQDCLAALVQVFGDKDTCVTARLKFLTCAQRPQETLFAYVMRLEGLLQSAVEKGAFRPVIADQVRARQVLMQARPNEMLQNKLRRMRLERRPPGFMGMLRLIRETEAWEAALAGGEQFQAEEGACVDMGGLPAAQAAPASEEVAEPSPASEDAFRAGLALEVITEGTRADADETEASPANKDAFRSALALEVITEVITEGTAAGGDETEASPANKDAFRSALALEVITEGTVAGGDETEASPASEDAFRSALALEVITGGTAAGGDETEAFPANEDTAKPAPANVEASEADPGTAEARRAAPEPYDAARAAPAPQEISKFFPATQEDENAPSSVGLGQARPSEAPGGPTPAQMGSASRAGPRGPGCEPEGLAQAGDQEAGEPPKEGLEPIPEESENEDGAGETML